In Mercenaria mercenaria strain notata chromosome 13, MADL_Memer_1, whole genome shotgun sequence, the DNA window TAGATATAGGATGTCTACTGTAACCCATGGTCTTTTGTTTTGGTGGTGTTTGCCAAGTATCTCGGTGGCAGTTTCAGTTACAGCTGTGTTGAAATTGCTGACCACGGTGTTAATGTCGATATCTTCACTCACGTCAAGGGTGGAGAGGGCTGCAAATTATCCTCCAATCATGGCCTTAAAGGAATCCGCTACTTCAGGGTATTTTAGCTTATCCAAGTCAAACTTTAATAATGTGTGTTTATCTTTCTTGATGGCTTTTAGGCCTAGCTTGAATGTCATCATCAATAATTCGTGATCGCTTCCTATTTCGGCGCCTGGGAAACTACGTGTCTTTTCAGTATTTACACTTGAATGGAAACGCCACTTTACCATGATGTAGTCTATCTGGTTATGTTGTTTCCCATTTGGGCTATGTCATGTACATGTTCTTGATGAATTATATGTTCCAAAGGTGTTAGTCACCATAAAGTTGTCATAGTTTGCAAACTCCAATAGACGTAGACCTCTGTCATTTGTTTCGTTGTTACCGAGTTTCCCTACTGTTCCTTGCTAATTCTTGTAGGCATCCATACCTATCTTGGCGTTCCAGTCTCCTTGTACTATACCAATGTATTTTTTGTGCACTCCGTCAATAACTTTTTGCAACTGATCGTAAAACTGTTCTATATTCCTCGTCGCTGTAATTAGATGTAGGAGCATAAGTCTGTATGTCGGTGATGGTGAACGACGATGATCTGAGCCGTATGGAGCTGATCCTGCTGGATATTGGATGGCACCACAAAACTACCTTTGCAGTGTCCTTGTGTATAAGAAATCCTACACAATGCTCATGTTTGTCTTCTCGACCACTGAAGTAAAACTTATGACCTTCATCAGATGTTGTTTCACCAAAGTTCCTCCAACGCACTTCACTTAGTCTTAAGATGTTCCACCTATATCTTTTCATTTCATGTGCTAGTTCTTCAACTCTACCGGGTTGTTTCAAAGTTCTGACATTCCAAGTTCCTATGACTATGTCATCTCTAGCATTGATCTTATTTGCTGTAACAGTTGCACACTTTATACCTCCACCTTGGTATGTAGCAGAAGGCGCGGCCCTTGTTGAGTCCGACGTCGACCGATATGGTATAGACTGAGATCTGGTTTTCAAATTCTGTGTTGTGTCTTGGGCTTTGAGACCTGGTGGAGCCCAACCCTCTTCATGTCTGTCCACAGCCTAAATATTCGAAATAACCAGAAGCTCAGGTTCTAAATGActttcttataaattttattttcaatttaggtattgtgtgatatgtttatttttaaagacCTATTTTTAATTAAGAAACTGCCAGGCCATGTGATATATTTGTCCGATTGtgtactaataaaatctgtaaaaagatcatttggaatcaAAGAATGCatccaagaagaataatagcagattcggtttgactaaGTTTTGCATTGATGACTGAAGGGCAAAAGTCAGTAAGGCACATCAAAGACATCTTATTTGCTTTAGTAAATTTTATGACCCGATCTCATTAGGTGACGTCCTCGAACAATGTAATAGTCTTGATCACCAAGGTAACTTATGTTTTATCATGTGAGTtgtttatcttatcttatctgttAGCTTATCATCGCCCTTATAAAGTTGTTGCTGTAACCGAATTTGATTCAAGTAAATTAATTTTGCTGTCTATTTTCTTATTGTCGGTGCAAGATAATTAAATTTATTCTTCGTTTGTAAGAGTGTATTGGTATGATTT includes these proteins:
- the LOC128547713 gene encoding craniofacial development protein 2-like, which translates into the protein MSSGKSSRKVPVVLTMKITVLEDDMQLNVMQHAVDRHEEGWAPPGLKAQDTTQNLKTRSQSIPYRSTSDSTRAAPSATYQGGGIKCATVTANKINARDDIVIGTWNVRTLKQPGRVEELAHEMKRYRWNILRLSEVRWRNFGETTSDEGHKFYFSGREDKHEHCVGFLIHKDTAKVVLWCHPISSRISSIRLRSSSFTITDIQTYAPTSNYSDEEYRTVLRSVAKSY